In Nicotiana tabacum cultivar K326 chromosome 17, ASM71507v2, whole genome shotgun sequence, one DNA window encodes the following:
- the LOC107799059 gene encoding putative galacturonosyltransferase-like 7 has translation MKRNKQRKEVYPVKMVRIMRFSCIFAVAMLIIIFSPFQSSQFSYRKASVFRNAPDCSSSTDRTKFEKIEYSKFVHVAMTLDNQYLRGSIAAVHSILRHSKCPENVFFHFLVSDTNLKTLIQYIFPELKFNVYYFDSKRIKTLISTSVREALEHPLNYARNYLADLLEPSIHRVIYLDSDIIVIDDIFKLWSTNLGEKAIGAPEYCHANFTTYFTARFLSDMRFSGVFPGRKRKPCYFNTGVIVMDLVKWRRVGYTKLIEEWMDIQKTNRIYELGSLPPFLLVFAGDVAHVDHRWNQHGLGGDNVKGSCRKPHPGPTSLLHWSGSGKPWVRFDSKKACAIDFVWASYDLYKHET, from the coding sequence atgaagaggaATAAGCAGAGGAAAGAAGTTTACCCAGTGAAAATGGTACGGATTATGAGATTTTCATGCATTTTCGCTGTTGCAATGTTAATCATCATCTTTTCACCATTTCAATCATCTCAGTTCTCGTACCGTAAAGCTTCCGTGTTCCGCAATGCACCTGATTGCAGCTCTAGTACTGACAgaacaaaatttgagaaaattgaaTATTCAAAATTTGTTCATGTAGCGATGACTCTTGATAATCAGTATCTACGTGGATCAATCGCAGCCGTTCATTCGATTCTACGCCATTCTAAATGTCCAGAGAATGTATTCTTCCACTTCTTAGTCTCAGATACGAATCTCAAAACCTTAATTCAGTACATTTTTCCTGAATTGAAATTCAATGTATATTACTTTGATTCGAAAAGAATAAAAACCTTGATTTCAACTTCCGTACGAGAAGCACTTGAACATCCTCTCAATTATGCGAGAAATTACTTAGCTGACCTTCTAGAACCTTCGATTCACAGAGTTATATACTTAGATTCGGATATAATTGTAATTGATGATATTTTCAAGCTGTGGAGCACAAACTTGGGGGAAAAGGCAATCGGAGCGCCGGAATATTGTCACGCTAACTTCACGACGTATTTCACGGCGAGGTTCTTGTCGGACATGAGATTTTCTGGCGTATTCCCCGGACGGAAAAGGAAGCCGTGTTACTTTAATACAGGTGTTATAGTTATGGATTTAGTGAAATGGAGGCGGGTCGGGTACACGAAACTGATCGAGGAATGGATGGATATCCAGAAGACGAATCGGATCTATGAGCTCGGATCTTTGCCGCCGTTTCTACTGGTTTTTGCTGGTGACGTGGCGCATGTTGACCATAGATGGAACCAGCACGGTTTGGGCGGTGATAATGTGAAGGGAAGCTGCCGGAAACCGCACCCTGGTCCAACGAGTCTGCTTCACTGGAGCGGGTCGGGTAAGCCGTGGGTCAGGTTCGACTCGAAGAAAGCTTGTGCTATTGATTTTGTATGGGCATCCTATGATTTGTATAAACATGAGACGTGA